One window from the genome of bacterium encodes:
- a CDS encoding Zn-dependent hydrolase, protein MSGQAAVNGARLWESLMTMAEIGRTPAGGVHRLALSDEDRGARDLLVRWLRAVGCAVRVDDLGNIYGRRAGMDPAAAPVVCGSHLDTVPTGGRFDGALGVLGALEAVRAMNDAGVATTRPVEVVCWTNEEGARFAPAMLASGAVCGQFTVEEAYAARDRDGRTFGDELRRIGYCGNVADRLQAPTAYIELHVEQGPILEREGREIGVVEGVEGIAWGWTDVVGRAAHAGPTPMGDRRDALVAASRIVLGVRQMTEDFSGLRTTVGRCEVSPNTINVVAGAVRMSTDLRARNAEVLEAAWRRLQQLCAEVAKGDGVEVLASEFWRSPPTPFHPLVVETVAEAAADLGYSAHRVWAGAGHDAKYVADRYPAGMIFVPSAGGLSHNEAEWTSQEDCTRGAAVLLGTALRLAGAA, encoded by the coding sequence ATGTCGGGACAGGCTGCGGTCAATGGCGCGCGCCTCTGGGAGTCGCTGATGACGATGGCGGAGATCGGGCGCACGCCCGCGGGCGGCGTTCACCGCCTCGCCCTGAGCGACGAGGATCGTGGGGCGCGGGATCTCCTGGTGCGGTGGCTGCGGGCGGTCGGGTGCGCCGTCCGGGTGGACGACCTCGGCAACATCTACGGGCGGCGAGCAGGTATGGATCCGGCCGCCGCGCCGGTTGTGTGTGGGTCACACCTCGACACCGTCCCAACCGGCGGCCGGTTCGACGGAGCGCTCGGCGTCCTCGGCGCCCTCGAAGCGGTCCGCGCGATGAACGATGCGGGCGTGGCGACAACGCGACCTGTAGAAGTGGTGTGCTGGACCAACGAAGAAGGGGCCCGCTTCGCTCCCGCGATGCTCGCGAGCGGGGCGGTGTGCGGGCAGTTCACGGTCGAGGAGGCGTACGCCGCCCGGGATCGCGATGGCCGCACGTTCGGCGACGAACTTCGGCGGATCGGGTACTGCGGCAATGTCGCGGACCGCCTGCAGGCACCCACAGCCTACATCGAGTTGCACGTCGAGCAGGGGCCGATTCTGGAACGCGAGGGCCGCGAGATCGGAGTCGTCGAGGGCGTGGAGGGTATTGCCTGGGGGTGGACGGACGTGGTCGGCCGCGCCGCGCACGCAGGGCCGACTCCCATGGGTGATCGCCGGGACGCGCTCGTGGCCGCGAGCCGTATCGTCCTTGGAGTTCGGCAGATGACCGAAGATTTTTCCGGCCTGCGCACCACCGTTGGCCGGTGCGAGGTGAGCCCGAACACGATCAACGTGGTGGCGGGCGCGGTGCGCATGTCGACCGATCTCAGGGCCCGGAACGCAGAGGTGCTGGAGGCCGCGTGGCGTCGGCTCCAGCAGCTCTGCGCTGAGGTCGCCAAGGGGGATGGGGTCGAGGTGCTGGCTTCCGAGTTCTGGCGGAGTCCACCCACCCCATTTCATCCGCTCGTTGTCGAAACGGTCGCCGAAGCCGCGGCGGACCTAGGGTACTCCGCGCATCGGGTATGGGCCGGCGCCGGTCACGACGCCAAGTACGTGGCGGACCGGTATCCGGCCGGCATGATCTTCGTCCCGAGCGCCGGCGGATTAAGCCACAACGAAGCCGAGTGGACCTCCCAAGAGGACTGCACCCGGGGCGCGGCTGTTCTCTTGGGCACCGCCCTTCGTCTGGCAGGGGCGGCGTGA
- a CDS encoding aspartate aminotransferase family protein produces the protein MTDPSHLRSEGDLNISPRRRQWQAAALDAETKAVLEEDDRYFLHQSLSTPCLNAMRSCDGLYIEDLQGRRYMDFHGNYVHQVGFANPAVIAAIKAQLDDLSFCTRRYTNRTAVALAKKLAALAPGDLNKVLFCPGGTGGIGMALKLARVATGRHKTISMWDSFHGASLDAISVGGEEIFRGGIGPLLPGTEHVPPPDPYRCVWECGRRGGCDLKCADYIAYVLEKEGDVAAVVAETIRSTPVVPSPDYWPAVRRACDRHGALLILDEIPTALGRTGTMFACEHYAVVPDILVIGKGLGGGILPLAALIAREGLDVAGERALGHYTHEKNPVACAAALATIAYIEDHGLLGRARDLGRYALDRIRAMMDDHPLIGDVRGIGLLLGMELVADRATRERATDEAEAVMYETLSRGLSFKLTMGSIITLAPPLTIRREEMDRALAILDASLTKVEATRRS, from the coding sequence ATGACCGATCCATCGCACCTGCGGAGCGAAGGCGACCTCAACATCTCGCCGCGGCGCCGCCAATGGCAGGCCGCGGCCCTCGACGCCGAGACGAAGGCCGTCCTCGAGGAAGACGATCGCTACTTCCTCCATCAGTCGCTCTCGACGCCGTGCCTGAATGCGATGCGAAGCTGCGACGGCCTCTACATCGAGGACCTGCAGGGCCGCCGGTACATGGACTTCCACGGAAACTACGTGCACCAGGTGGGGTTCGCCAACCCGGCCGTGATCGCGGCGATCAAGGCACAGCTCGACGATCTTTCGTTCTGTACCCGCCGCTACACCAACCGCACCGCGGTCGCGCTGGCGAAGAAGCTGGCCGCACTCGCCCCAGGCGATCTGAACAAAGTGCTCTTCTGTCCCGGGGGAACCGGCGGCATCGGCATGGCGCTCAAACTGGCCCGGGTGGCCACCGGCCGTCACAAGACGATCTCGATGTGGGACTCCTTCCACGGTGCCTCGCTCGATGCGATTTCGGTAGGGGGCGAGGAGATCTTTCGGGGCGGAATCGGCCCACTGCTCCCCGGCACCGAACACGTGCCGCCGCCCGACCCGTACCGCTGCGTGTGGGAGTGCGGACGTCGAGGGGGGTGCGACCTCAAGTGCGCCGACTACATCGCGTACGTGCTGGAGAAGGAGGGCGACGTCGCGGCGGTCGTCGCCGAAACCATCCGCAGCACGCCCGTGGTCCCGTCGCCCGACTACTGGCCCGCGGTGCGCCGCGCCTGCGACCGGCACGGCGCGCTCCTGATCCTCGATGAGATCCCCACCGCGCTCGGCCGGACCGGGACGATGTTCGCCTGCGAGCACTACGCCGTCGTGCCGGACATCCTGGTGATCGGCAAGGGGCTGGGCGGGGGCATTCTCCCGCTCGCCGCGCTCATCGCGCGCGAAGGCCTCGACGTGGCGGGGGAACGGGCGCTGGGGCACTACACGCACGAGAAGAATCCGGTGGCGTGCGCCGCCGCCCTCGCGACAATCGCGTACATCGAAGACCACGGGCTCCTGGGACGGGCCCGGGACCTGGGACGCTACGCGCTCGACCGGATTCGGGCGATGATGGATGACCACCCATTGATTGGGGACGTGCGTGGAATCGGGCTGCTGCTCGGGATGGAACTCGTGGCGGATCGAGCCACGCGGGAGCGCGCGACGGACGAGGCCGAGGCGGTCATGTACGAAACCCTCTCCCGTGGGCTGAGCTTCAAGCTGACGATGGGCAGCATCATCACCCTCGCCCCTCCCCTGACGATCCGGCGGGAGGAGATGGACCGGGCGCTCGCCATCCTCGATGCGTCCCTGACCAAGGTAGAGGCCACGCGGAGATCATGA
- a CDS encoding serine hydrolase domain-containing protein, which produces MIKEGNTVTHQKSRWSIMPNTPVGLLRSSPRSVRRRAGTPLQDALRVVAAWLDYKRTYHRIPALSVGVVHGNDMVFRAAYGYADEAARRKPTDRTCYRVASISKTFTATAVMQLVERGLVRLDERADYYVPWFKSRRGGSLDAITVRHLLSHGAGVERDGSDHWTTDRFPTLEQLKARVRDGVAVFPPLERWKYSNLGYAVLGQVVAAAGGRSYEDCVRAGILEPLGLTHSGFDLTPKIIQSLALGYGREGPGRGRAPFTHPDTNVWRAAAGMVSNVVDLCAFMSAQFPGSGRLLSDLSKREMRRPQWQRAGEGYGLGYHIWTVDCTPIVGHGGGFQGFKTAIGMDTERKIGVAVLTNAIDGPAQPLMIGIFQTIYDCLGRVDSRASSSATSAALLRYEGRYTNRWGELEIVRVGNRLVGFEPRSDRPLRDVDELERRGPGRFRIVAGAGIGSIGEAVTFQLDARGVPRRLRWGPTPMRRVKTNRQS; this is translated from the coding sequence ATGATCAAAGAGGGCAACACGGTGACGCATCAGAAATCCCGGTGGAGTATCATGCCGAACACCCCGGTCGGCCTGTTGCGTTCTTCGCCGCGCTCTGTGCGGCGTCGCGCCGGCACGCCGCTTCAGGATGCGCTGCGGGTGGTCGCCGCATGGCTCGACTACAAGCGGACGTACCACCGGATTCCCGCCCTCTCAGTCGGGGTGGTCCATGGAAACGATATGGTCTTCCGCGCGGCCTACGGGTACGCCGATGAGGCCGCCCGCCGCAAGCCGACCGATAGAACCTGCTACCGCGTCGCATCCATCTCGAAGACCTTCACTGCTACCGCGGTGATGCAGTTGGTCGAGCGCGGACTGGTGCGCCTCGACGAACGCGCAGACTACTATGTGCCGTGGTTCAAATCACGGCGGGGTGGGTCGCTCGACGCGATCACGGTCCGCCATCTCCTCTCGCACGGCGCTGGGGTCGAGCGTGACGGCAGCGACCATTGGACCACTGACCGATTCCCGACGCTCGAGCAGCTCAAGGCACGCGTCCGAGACGGCGTCGCCGTCTTCCCTCCGCTGGAGCGGTGGAAGTATTCGAACCTCGGGTATGCGGTCCTGGGGCAGGTCGTGGCGGCCGCGGGCGGCCGATCCTACGAAGACTGCGTCCGAGCGGGGATTCTCGAGCCGCTGGGGTTGACGCACTCCGGGTTCGACCTCACCCCGAAGATCATCCAGAGTCTGGCGCTCGGCTACGGCCGGGAAGGACCCGGCCGTGGCAGGGCACCGTTCACGCATCCGGACACGAACGTCTGGCGCGCCGCAGCCGGGATGGTGTCGAACGTCGTCGATCTCTGCGCGTTCATGTCCGCCCAGTTCCCGGGCAGCGGGCGGCTCCTGAGCGATCTCAGCAAGCGGGAGATGCGGCGGCCGCAGTGGCAACGGGCCGGGGAAGGCTATGGACTGGGCTACCACATTTGGACCGTCGATTGCACGCCCATTGTCGGACACGGCGGAGGCTTCCAGGGCTTCAAGACCGCGATCGGCATGGACACCGAGCGGAAGATCGGGGTCGCGGTCTTGACGAACGCCATCGACGGACCGGCCCAGCCGCTGATGATCGGAATCTTCCAGACCATCTACGACTGTCTCGGGCGCGTCGATTCACGCGCCTCCTCGTCCGCGACGAGTGCCGCCCTGCTGAGGTACGAGGGCCGCTATACCAACAGATGGGGGGAGCTGGAGATCGTCAGGGTGGGCAACCGCCTCGTGGGATTCGAACCGAGAAGTGATCGCCCACTTCGTGACGTGGACGAGCTCGAGCGACGGGGACCCGGGCGCTTCCGGATCGTCGCCGGCGCCGGGATCGGCAGCATCGGCGAGGCGGTCACGTTCCAGTTGGATGCCAGGGGTGTGCCGAGGCGCCTGCGCTGGGGGCCCACCCCAATGCGCCGCGTGAAAACGAACCGCCAATCCTAG